CCGGTTTCTCGCTAACAAAATGGTGAACCAAGCGCCTTGGCTAGAGGTAAAAGCAGTCGCCGAACTCGGATCGGGCACAGGTGCCATCACTCGTTATATTCATCAACAGGCACAAGATTCGACCCAAGTGTTATTGTTTGAGATGAACGAGACGATGAGGAATAATCTGAAGACTGAATACCCTTCATTCCCCTGTTATTCAGATGCCTCTCGATTAGTGGAATCCATGAAGCAAGAGGGCGTTGAGCAACTGGACTGTGTATTTAGCGGGTTGCCTTTCTTCAACTTTGAGTCTGAATTAAGGAATACGTTGGTAGACCAAATCCATAAGGCGCTTAAACCCGAGGGGTTATTTATCGCCTTTCAATATTCGCTTCAAATGAAAAAAACACTATCCGAAAAGTTTATCATCGAAAAGATAGAATTAGTGCCCTTGAATGTCCCTCCTGCCTTCGTTTATGTCTGTCGCA
This window of the Paenibacillus marchantiae genome carries:
- a CDS encoding class I SAM-dependent methyltransferase — protein: MNSNEPILFLKSFLQSPKHVGSIIPSSRFLANKMVNQAPWLEVKAVAELGSGTGAITRYIHQQAQDSTQVLLFEMNETMRNNLKTEYPSFPCYSDASRLVESMKQEGVEQLDCVFSGLPFFNFESELRNTLVDQIHKALKPEGLFIAFQYSLQMKKTLSEKFIIEKIELVPLNVPPAFVYVCRKKETI